The Triticum aestivum cultivar Chinese Spring chromosome 3A, IWGSC CS RefSeq v2.1, whole genome shotgun sequence genome includes a region encoding these proteins:
- the LOC123058263 gene encoding uncharacterized protein, with the protein MAVWTESWDLNQRKEKKNRVRAEPDVSSSDKETMALTQEINLQTAGVTNQVPPLYEPQIIASLTQERESRLVQEVVQGPLPQSAFIQEQSLSQPPVQHSTTTKGGDVHRKREVISLARLRAAAKRREIADQAKYDAAMAKLKEEEEKINLSAQRRKDELLAKKMLPRRERKLY; encoded by the exons ATGGCTGTTTGGACTGAAAGTTGGGACTTAAaccaaagaaaagagaaaaaaaatagagtTAGAGCAGAGCCAGATGTGTCATCTTCTGATAAAGAAACTATGGCCCTTACTCAG GAGATTAATCTTCAAACAGCTGGTGTGACAAACCAAGTCCCACCATTGTATGAGCCACAGATAATAGCTTCACTGACACAGGAG AGAGAGTCTAGGCTGGTACAAGAAGTTGTGCAAGGGCCCCTGCCTCAGAGTGCTTTCATACAGGAGCAATCCCTCTCACAGCCTCCAGTTCAACATAGCACAACAACCAAAGGAGGAGATGTTCACAGGAAAAGAGAAGTGATATCACTTGCCAGACTTAGGGCTGCAGCAAAGAGAAGGGAAATAGCAGATCAAGCCAAGTATGATGCAGCAATGGCAAAATTaaaggaggaggaagagaaaaTTAATTTATCCGCTCAAAGGAGGAAAGATGAACTACTTGCCAAGAAAATGCTACCGAGGAGAGAAAGAAAGCTGTACTAG
- the LOC123061042 gene encoding uncharacterized protein, with the protein MAEVKSTAGDVMDAAASSAGQSAARVADLLRGFLAVQQRRAEAYSKLRSGFSEYMANGGECAYQQLCGNVTAEFNDCSTQILEMVFLLSKPIFCRGDLANLLKDVQACERDKLQLTARIQVLKKAGRPSERLVNHEHCRSSSTSQHVCANLTEITEDAEADAEYDAALKEAIQGIQEAVTSINEHMEEVRYEIDALEADTVDSRLSEVEEAFPDALLIE; encoded by the exons ATGGCGGAAGTGAAATCGACCGCCGGGGACGTCATGGACGCGGCGGCCAGCAGCGCCGGGCAGAGCGCTGCCAGGGTGGCTGATCTGCTCCGTGGGTTCCTCGCCGTGCAGCAGCGCCGCGCCGAGGCTTACTCCAAGCTCCGAAG TGGGTTTTCTGAATATATGGCTAATGGAGGTGAATGTGCTTATCAACAACTATGTGGGAATGTTACAGCGGAATTTAATGATTGCTCAACACAG ATTCTTGAAATGGTGTTCCTCCTCTCAAAGCCAATTTTTTGTCGTGGAGATCTTGCCAACTTATTGAAGGATGTGCAAGCATGTGAGAGAGATAAGTTGCAGCTG ACAGCTAGGATTCAGGTGTTGAAGAAGGCTGGCCGTCCTTCGGAACGCCTGGTAAACCATGAGCACTGCAGGTCAAGCAGCACGTCCCAGCATGTGTGTGCAAACCTTACGGAGATCACCGAGGACGCAGAGGCGGACGCAGAGTACGATGCCGCTCTGAAGGAGGCAATACAGGGCATTCAAGAGGCAGTGACTAGCATAAACGAGCATATGGAGGAAGTGCGGTACGAGATCGACGCCCTCGAGGCTGACACGGTTGACAGCAGGCTGAGTGAAGTCGAGGAAGCGTTCCCGGATGCTCTGTTGATAGAGTAG
- the LOC123061043 gene encoding RNA-binding protein P — MGKKRKLEPKFTLAANSPAAKAPAAAKIAEPAAPLPQPETLAEYYPTSSQTVAQESGSIAGGAAVKQEVGGEEDEWEEVEEEVEEEEEEEEVEEEEQQQAEEGDSDPASIQALLEVFPKEQLVELLRDAAVRHRDVLESVRRAADADPAQRKIFVHGLGWDTTVDILTEAFRPYGEIEDLKLVSDRNTGKCKGYGFILFSRLSGARAALLEPQKKIGNRTTSCQLASLGPVPPGGAANNPMLATAPAPAPAALILPPVSEYTQRKIFVSNVGADIDPQKLLQFFSKYGEIEEGPLGLDKATGKPKGFALFVYRTLESAKKALQEPHKSFEGVMLHCQKAIDGPKPNKGGGYGATTTSGRKGAAGYGASSHSLPGSVGAGYGMASPASLASMPGSVPGGPGMNPALGQALTAFLATQGGGLGLNNILGVGPNSSGMPNSGSSGALGGGGVPGMPGSYMGGYGGGGGYGGPPGGPGRNYMGH, encoded by the coding sequence ATGGGCAAGAAGCGGAAGCTCGAGCCGAAATTCACCTTGGCAGCAAACTCCCCCGCAGCTAAGGCTCCAGCTGCCGCAAAGATCGCCGAGCCGGCAGCTCCTCTCCCccagcccgaaaccctagccgagTACTACCCCACTTCCTCCCAAACCGTGGCCCAGGAGAGCGGGTCCATCGCTGGGGGCGCGGCGGTGAAGCAGGAGGTGGGCGGCGAGGAGGACGAGTGGGAGGAGGTGGAAGaggaggtggaagaggaggaggaggaggaggaggtcgaggaggaaGAACAACAGCAGGCGGAGGAGGGGGACAGCGACCCCGCCTCGATCCAGGCGCTTCTGGAGGTGTTCCCCAAGGAGCAGCTCGTCGAGCTCCTCCGcgacgccgccgtccgccaccgcgACGTGCTCGAGTCCGTCCGCCGAGCGGCCGACGCGGATCCAGCCCAGCGGAAGATCTTCGTCCACGGCCTCGGATGGGACACCACCGTGGACATCCTCACCGAGGCTTTCCGCCCTTATGGTGAGATCGAGGATCTCAAGCTCGTCTCAGACCGTAACACGGGCAAGTGCAAGGGCTACGGGTTCATCCTCTTCAGCCGCCTTTCTGGCGCCCGCGCGGCCCTGCTGGAGCCCCAGAAGAAGATCGGCAACCGCACTACCTCCTGCCAGCTCGCTTCTTTGGGCCCTGTCCCACCTGGCGGTGCGGCCAACAATCCTATGTTGGCTACAGCTCCAGCTCCGGCTCCAGCAGCCTTGATACTACCGCCAGTTTCTGAGTACACACAGCGGAAGATTTTTGTTAGCAATGTTGGCGCAGATATCGACCCACAGAAACTGCTGCAGTTCTTTTCAAAgtatggtgaaattgaggagggtCCTCTTGGGCTCGACAAGGCAACCGGGAAGCCAAAGGGTTTTGCTCTGTTTGTTTACAGGACCCTTGAGAGCGCCAAGAAGGCGCTCCAGGAGCCGCACAAGTCATTTGAGGGTGTTATGCTGCACTGCCAGAAGGCAATTGATGGGCCAAAACCCAACAAAGGAGGAGGATATGGTGCCACAACTACAAGTGGGAGGAAGGGCGCTGCTGGCTATGGTGCTAGTAGCCATTCTCTGCCTGGTAGTGTTGGTGCTGGTTATGGGATGGCATCTCCAGCGAGCCTGGCTTCAATGCCTGGGTCTGTACCTGGTGGTCCAGGGATGAATCCTGCACTGGGCCAGGCTTTAACAGCTTTCTTGGCCACCCAAGGGGGAGGGTTGGGTCTGAATAACATCCTTGGAGTTGGTCCTAATAGTTCAGGGATGCCAAATTCAGGGTCTTCTGGAGCTCTTGGTGGTGGCGGTGTACCTGGAATGCCTGGCAGTTATATGGGAGGCTATGGGGGTGGTGGCGGGTATGGTGGTCCACCGGGAGGTCCAGGAAGAAATTACATGGGTCATTAG